From one Triticum urartu cultivar G1812 chromosome 3, Tu2.1, whole genome shotgun sequence genomic stretch:
- the LOC125549354 gene encoding uncharacterized protein LOC125549354, which yields MDQPGHSASDSGDSHVIQMPQVANVLTKELEALELSKAQIGDGGRPPCPIIIAKVRDLTRNVDSSEYDPNHVAIGPYNYPRPQSKNLHLAMENDKLASLQLMLSAAKVERPGVTVDIYINELTCLEKSVRKCYANTFNDMTGEQFVRMLLLDGCYIISRLVGLPHRARTQSAGVAPGTAEAGVPSANRAEALAVVRDVFFLAENQIPFFVLEKIWEVTTTDGKDRVINEIAEYALILMSVQKYIVGSPAMVVPELMVPGNLLHLLHMHLKPPAPPVSPTAIVNGVNPVSVRRWRSATEYSFAGVTFKHRSMSEPGLLRCILDVELVGGGTLEVPVLDIDGETWRLLRNLIELEQRNRETVGSHVTAYCVFMSQVACTTKDVELLWKKGIIVHSHGNNDEVAKCFADLCKGIQFNPNDPDCNYLRETCSKLEKRSQSYWRRWMAWLRRKYFSNPWLAVGLLAASIGLVCTVVQAVYSALSYKHGGN from the exons ATGGATCAGCCAG GCCACTCTGCTAGCGATTCCGGCGACTCGCACGTTATACAGATGCCTCAGGTGGCCAATGTGCTGACAAAGGAACTAGAGGCCCTGGAATTATCCAAGGCGCAGATCGGAGACGGGGGGCGCCCTCCGTGTCCCATCATCATCGCCAAGGTCCGCGACCTCACACGCAACGTCGACAGCAGCGAGTACGACCCTAACCACGTCGCCATCGGCCCGTACAACTACCCTCGGCCACAGAGCAAGAACCTGCACCTTGCCATGGAGAACGACAAGCTCGCGAGCCTCCAACTGATGCTCTCGGCGGCAAAGGTGGAGAGACCCGGCGTGACGGTGGACATCTACATCAATGAGCTCACATGCCTCGAGAAGTCTGTGAGGAAATGTTACGCCAACACGTTTAATGACATGACAGGCGAGCAGTTTGTGCGCATGCTCCTCCTCGACGGCTGCTACATAATCTCCCGCCTAGTCGGCCTCCCACACCGAGCACGCACACAATCTGCAGGCGTTGCACCGGGGACTGCAGAAGCCGGCGTCCCGTCGGCAAACCGGGCCGAGGCACTGGCGGTGGTCCGGGATGTTTTCTTCCTTGCAGAGAACCAGATACCGTTCTTCGTGCTCGAGAAGATATGGGAGGTGACAACTACGGATGGAAAGGATCGTGTGATTAATGAAATTGCGGAGTACGCCCTCATTCTCATGAGTGTGCAGAAGTACATAGTGGGATCGCCGGCTATGGTGGTGCCGGAGCTGATGGTGCCGGGCAATCTTCTCCATCTTCTTCATATGCACTTGAAGCCTCCTGCACCCCCCGTCTCGCCTACTGCAATAGTCAACGGAGTCAATCCCGTGTCTGTGCGCCGATGGCGGTCGGCGACGGAGTATAGCTTCGCAGGTGTGACGTTCAAGCATCGGTCCATGAGCGAGCCGGGGCTCCTACGTTGCATTCTTGACGTGGAGCTGGTCGGCGGCGGCACTCTGGAGGTCCCCGTCCTGGACATCGACGGCGAGACGTGGCGACTATTGCGCAACCTCATCGAGCTTGAGCAGCGGAACCGGGAGACGGTGGGGAGCCACGTCACTGCATACTGCGTGTTCATGTCACAGGTGGCCTGCACCACAAAGGACGTGGAGTTGCTTTGGAAGAAGGGCATCATCGTGCACAGCCACGGCAACAATGACGAGGTGGCCAAATGCTTTGCCGACCTCTGCAAGGGGATCCAGTTTAACCCTAACGACCCTGACTGCAACTACCTGCGGGAGACATGCTCGAAGCTGGAGAAGCGGTCTCAGAGTTACTGGCGGAGGTGGATGGCGTGGCTGAGGCGGAAGTACTTCAGCAACCCCTGGCTCGCCGTCGGGCTCCTTGCAGCTTCCATTGGCCTAGTTTGCACTGTCGTCCAGGCAGTGTACTCAGCTTTGAGTTACAAACATGGAGGAAATTAG
- the LOC125549355 gene encoding uncharacterized protein LOC125549355 produces MDQQGQTSIDSDDSKMVQLANGLRGELDALHSPQAQVGDKRPPCPIIIAKVRDQTRNVDNGEYDPDHVAIGPYNYPRPQSKSPHLAMEHDKLMSLDMVITAAKARRPGMTVEVDVYVKELRCLEESVRNCYGNTFPDMTSEQFVRMLLLDGCYILSRLVNLQLGAQAMDDAAGTANAGVLSASRAEALAVVRDVFYLAENQIPFFVLAKIGELTGLDGNDRVITQIAKYALDLIRRQKYAVADLVTVPTDPGNLLHLLHMHLKPVAPTISSTTTASGADPEPVRRWRSATEYYFAGVMFKRRDMSETGHTRCILDVKLSSGSGTLEVPCLDIDAETWRLLRNLMELEQRNRETVGSHVTAYCVFMSQVACTTKDVELLTKRGVIVHGQGNNDEVARCLADLCKGIMFDPNDPRCNYLRETCCKLEKRFLSNPRRWMAWLRRKYFNNTWLAVGLLAAAIGLVCAIVQAVYSVLSYKNG; encoded by the exons ATGGATCAGCAAG GCCAAACTTCTATCGATTCAGACGATTCCAAGATGGTTCAGCTGGCCAATGGTCTGAGAGGTGAATTAGACGCCCTACACTCACCACAGGCGCAGGTCGGCGACAAGCGCCCTCCTTGTCCCATCATCATCGCCAAGGTCCGCGACCAGACGCGTAACGTCGACAACGGCGAGTATGACCCCGACCACGTCGCCATCGGCCCGTACAACTACCCTCGACCCCAGAGCAAGAGCCCGCATCTCGCCATGGAGCACGACAAGCTGATGAGCCTGGACATGGTGATCACGGCAGCCAAGGCTCGGAGACCCGGCATGACGGTGGAGGTGGACGTCTACGTCAAGGAGCTCAGATGCCTCGAGGAATCTGTGAGGAACTGCTACGGCAACACGTTTCCTGACATGACGAGCGAGCAATTCGTCCGCATGCTCCTCCTAGACGGCTGCTACATACTCTCCCGCCTCGTCAACCTCCAACTCGGAGCACAAGCCATGGACGATGCGGCTGGGACTGCAAATGCAGGCGTCCTGTCAGCGAGCAGGGCCGAGGCGCTGGCCGTGGTTCGGGATGTGTTCTACCTTGCAGAGAACCAGATACCTTTTTTTGTCCTTGCAAAGATTGGGGAGCTGACGGGTTTGGACGGTAACGATCGTGTGATTACACAGATTGCCAAGTATGCTCTCGATCTCATCAGGAGACAAAAGTACGCGGTGGCAGATCTGGTCACGGTGCCGACGGATCCAGGCAATCTTCTCCATCTTCTTCATATGCACTTGAAGCCTGTGGCACCTACGATCTCTTCTACTACAACGGCCAGCGGCGCCGACCCCGAGCCCGTGCGCAGGTGGCGCTCAGCGACAGAGTACTACTTCGCCGGGGTGATGTTCAAGCGTCGAGACATGAGCGAGACCGGACACACGCGGTGCATCCTCGACGTGAAGCTGAGCAGCGGCAGTGGCACGCTGGAGGTCCCCTGCTTGGACATCGACGCCGAGACATGGCGCCTGCTGCGCAACCTGATGGAGCTGGAGCAGCGGAACCGGGAGACGGTGGGGAGCCACGTCACAGCGTACTGTGTGTTCATGTCCCAGGTGGCCTGCACCACAAAGGATGTGGAGCTGTTGACGAAGAGAGGCGTCATCGTGCATGGCCAAGGCaacaatgatgaggtggccagaTGCTTGGCCGACCTCTGCAAGGGTATTATGTTTGACCCTAACGACCCCCGATGCAACTATCTGAGGGAGACATGCTGCAAGCTGGAGAAGCGTTTCCTGAGCAACCCGCGGAGGTGGATGGCCTGGCTGAGGCGCAAGTACTTCAACAACACCTGGCTTGCCGTCGGGCTCCTAGCGGCTGCCATTGGACTAGTTTGCGCTATCGTCCAGGCTGTATACTCTGTTTTGAGTTACAAGAATGGATGA